Proteins co-encoded in one Opitutus terrae PB90-1 genomic window:
- the glnD gene encoding [protein-PII] uridylyltransferase: MFVPTPVAPEDPLAFTGAATRAERLAACKTYLANERHLLHERHKAGASGLEIVHAWSATIDHMLLRLFDAAMLSHLQATGAAKPPVAVALIALGGYGRGELSPLSDIDVMFLLPAKTKPAAIKPFLEHLTNEILYPLWDCKLKVGHSIRNVDEVFTEARKDIQTLTSLLESRLAAGSTSLYETFEQAYRAFSTTEDPKGYIAARLDDQAQRRAKYGDTVFLQEPDLKNGVGGLRDYQNAVWMARVKLGITQIEELATQNYLRHDELAAFTRAYDFLLRVRNELHFINSRATDLLDLDHQPRVARQLGYTEANLLVRVEHFMQDYYRSAQTIFRISKLIESRLALTIGRDAKGGKISIRDSLLASRFRRTKKIDGFVLRGSDLAAESPAVFEQDPVRLIRVFRHRQQLDCELDFNLGTLIRQSLHLLTPDVRASQDANVSFRAILSEPGAVFPALNLMHELGVLNKFVPEFAGLTCLVQHEFYHRYTADVHTLEAVRQLDLIFTEAEPITLKYRQALHETSDPALLYLTLLLHDIGKSEGIKGHAEAGAALAAPILERLGVSPEGRELVTFVIKNHLVMARFWQKRDVDDPQTAAAFAEIVGDAERLRNLYVHTFCDARGTAASLWNSYKDTLHTRLFLATLEHLNLGEAVHANYEKKKHMTQQELIARTIPGVATEEIVAHFGLLPDRYFIQTEPDEISLHIRMVHRLLKSITTADSVGSLKPVIEWQDDLNRSLTVVNVVTWDRAGLFYKLAGAFSVAGLSILGAKIISRSDHIAIDTFYVVEPGRGVVQSAAAQEAFARTIEAALVSNKDLYPDIVAQAKKLAASRYTGVVNGEALHTAFPPTVEVYHELAMQRTIVEIQARDQIGLLYRLAKIISDQGFDITFARIGTERGVAIDTFYIESSEAGQPIDTPRLQVLRDALTEAIKPEAAAVATV, translated from the coding sequence ATGTTCGTTCCGACCCCCGTCGCACCTGAAGATCCTCTGGCGTTCACTGGCGCCGCCACGCGCGCGGAGCGGCTCGCCGCGTGCAAGACCTATCTCGCCAACGAGAGACACCTGCTCCACGAGCGGCACAAGGCCGGCGCCTCCGGCCTGGAGATTGTTCACGCCTGGTCGGCTACGATCGATCACATGCTGCTGCGCTTGTTCGACGCCGCCATGCTGAGCCACCTGCAGGCGACCGGCGCCGCCAAGCCGCCCGTCGCCGTCGCCCTGATCGCCCTCGGCGGCTATGGCCGCGGCGAACTCAGCCCGTTGAGCGATATCGACGTGATGTTCCTCCTGCCGGCGAAAACGAAGCCCGCCGCGATCAAGCCGTTCCTCGAACACCTCACCAACGAGATCCTCTACCCCCTCTGGGACTGCAAACTGAAGGTCGGCCACTCGATCCGCAACGTCGACGAGGTCTTCACCGAGGCCCGCAAGGACATCCAGACCCTCACCTCGCTGCTCGAGTCGCGCCTCGCCGCGGGCTCGACTTCGCTCTACGAAACCTTCGAGCAGGCGTATCGCGCGTTCTCCACGACCGAGGACCCGAAGGGCTATATCGCCGCGCGGCTCGACGATCAGGCCCAGCGCCGCGCCAAATACGGCGACACCGTTTTCCTGCAGGAACCCGATCTGAAGAACGGCGTCGGCGGGCTGCGCGATTATCAGAACGCCGTGTGGATGGCGCGCGTGAAGCTCGGGATCACCCAGATCGAGGAGCTCGCCACCCAGAACTACCTTCGCCACGACGAGCTCGCCGCGTTTACCCGCGCCTACGACTTCCTGCTGCGGGTCCGTAACGAGCTCCACTTTATCAATTCCCGCGCCACCGACCTGCTCGATCTCGACCACCAGCCGCGCGTCGCGCGCCAGCTCGGCTACACCGAGGCCAACCTGCTCGTGCGCGTCGAGCACTTCATGCAGGATTACTACCGGTCCGCCCAAACGATCTTCCGGATCTCGAAGCTAATCGAGAGCCGGCTCGCGCTGACGATCGGTCGCGACGCCAAGGGCGGAAAGATTTCGATCCGGGACAGCCTGCTCGCCTCGCGCTTCCGCCGCACGAAGAAGATCGACGGCTTCGTCCTGCGCGGCAGCGATCTCGCCGCGGAATCACCCGCCGTGTTCGAGCAAGACCCGGTCCGGCTGATTCGCGTGTTCCGGCACCGGCAGCAGCTCGACTGCGAGCTGGACTTCAATCTCGGCACGCTGATCCGGCAGTCGCTGCACCTGCTGACGCCCGACGTGCGCGCGTCGCAGGACGCCAACGTGAGCTTCCGCGCGATTCTGTCCGAGCCGGGCGCGGTGTTTCCCGCGCTGAACCTGATGCACGAGCTCGGCGTGCTGAACAAATTTGTCCCCGAGTTCGCCGGGCTGACCTGCCTGGTGCAGCATGAGTTTTATCATCGCTACACCGCCGACGTGCACACGCTCGAGGCGGTCCGGCAGCTGGACCTGATCTTCACCGAAGCCGAACCGATCACCCTCAAATACCGGCAGGCGCTGCACGAAACCTCCGATCCGGCGCTGCTTTACCTGACGCTGCTGTTGCACGACATCGGCAAGTCGGAAGGTATTAAAGGCCACGCCGAGGCCGGGGCCGCGCTCGCCGCGCCGATTCTGGAGCGGCTCGGCGTGTCGCCCGAGGGCCGCGAACTCGTCACGTTCGTCATCAAGAATCATCTGGTGATGGCACGATTCTGGCAGAAGCGGGACGTCGATGACCCCCAAACTGCCGCCGCTTTTGCCGAGATCGTGGGCGATGCCGAGCGTCTGCGGAACCTGTACGTCCACACGTTCTGCGATGCCCGCGGCACCGCGGCCAGCTTGTGGAACAGCTACAAGGACACGTTGCACACGCGCCTCTTCCTCGCCACTTTGGAGCACCTGAACCTGGGCGAAGCCGTTCACGCCAACTACGAAAAGAAGAAGCACATGACCCAACAGGAACTCATCGCCCGCACGATCCCGGGCGTCGCCACGGAAGAGATCGTCGCGCATTTCGGCCTGCTTCCTGACCGCTATTTCATCCAGACCGAGCCCGACGAAATCTCGCTCCACATCCGGATGGTGCACCGGCTGCTCAAATCGATCACCACCGCCGACTCCGTCGGCTCGCTCAAGCCGGTGATCGAATGGCAGGACGACCTCAACCGATCCCTCACCGTCGTCAATGTCGTCACGTGGGATCGCGCCGGCCTCTTCTACAAACTCGCCGGCGCGTTCAGCGTCGCGGGACTGAGCATTCTCGGCGCGAAGATCATTTCGCGTTCGGATCACATCGCCATCGACACGTTCTACGTCGTCGAGCCGGGCCGCGGCGTGGTGCAGAGCGCCGCGGCGCAGGAAGCCTTTGCGCGCACCATCGAGGCGGCGCTCGTCTCGAACAAGGATCTTTATCCCGATATCGTCGCGCAGGCGAAGAAACTCGCCGCCAGCCGCTACACCGGCGTCGTCAACGGGGAGGCGCTGCACACCGCGTTTCCGCCCACCGTCGAGGTGTATCACGAACTCGCCATGCAGCGCACGATCGTCGAGATCCAGGCCCGCGATCAGATCGGTCTGCTCTACCGGCTCGCCAAAATCATTTCCGACCAAGGCTTCGACATCACGTTCGCGCGGATCGGCACGGAGCGCGGCGTCGCGATCGACACGTTCTATATCGAGAGCTCCGAAGCGGGCCAACCGATCGACACGCCGCGGCTGCAGGTTCTCCGCGACGCGCTGACCGAAGCGATCAAGCCGGAAGCCGCCGCCGTCGCGACGGTATGA
- a CDS encoding valine--tRNA ligase, with the protein MAEITKSYEPRDVEKKWYAAWLEAKAFASKVDPARPAYSIVIPPPNVTGVLTMGHVLNNSIQDILIRRARLEGKSPVWVPGTDHAGIATQTVVERELRKQKKTRHDFGREKFLEKVWEWRHEKGGIILEQLRRLGASCDWDRTAFTMDPAYSKRVLHVFVELFNRGYIYRGKRMVNWCPVSLTALSDEEVIMKPVNGALYRVRYELVDQPGRFIEVKTTRPETIPGDVAIAVHPEDPRYADIIGKKVRRPIGPAAEIPIIADNAVDRAFGTGALKITPAHDKVDYEVGQRHKLPAIDVLQPNGVLNELAGSELAGMDRFVGRKRAAELLKERGALLEEEAYSNNVGYSERADVPIEPRLTEQWWLRYPKIEEAKAAVRDGHIKFHPERWSKVYLHWLENIQDWCISRQLWWGHRIPVWYRKGADRSDPKNWHVSVDGPADPQNWEQEDDVLDTWASSWLWPFATMGWPDQAEMKQAGFDYFYPTSTLVTGPDIIFFWVARMIMAGLEFVRPGESLERRIPFRDVYFTGIIRDQQGRKMSKSLGNSPDPLVLIDKYGADGLRFGIISIAPQGQDIRFQEDRIEGGKNFCNKLWNACRFRQMSGEAGDNASLAAIAARLEPAKFDADDHAILDRLSATTAELERCFREFEFSAAVQALYSFFWGDFCDWYVEVSKAKMQAAETKANCLAIQDVVLRQTLLLLHPFVPFITEELWGLLGYAGNESVDARKPGAFIQNARLETAAEFGAALQRAGLVLDRSQSTAVEGLKTFVSQARALKAEHNLASRRDVKLFVTATDAGWATLEANLAKLARMAGAAEITRRESVEGAPAIVTPLGTIYLDLASTVDVGAEKARLKKELDLIAKHIAGTEARLANQAFVSKAPPAVLEGAKKQLADQQAKRAELERLLKGLG; encoded by the coding sequence ATGGCCGAGATCACCAAGAGCTACGAACCGCGCGACGTCGAAAAGAAGTGGTATGCCGCCTGGCTGGAGGCCAAGGCCTTCGCCAGCAAGGTCGATCCGGCGCGGCCGGCCTACAGCATCGTCATTCCGCCGCCGAACGTGACCGGCGTGCTCACGATGGGCCACGTGCTGAACAATTCGATCCAGGACATCCTGATCCGGCGCGCGCGGCTCGAGGGCAAGTCGCCGGTGTGGGTGCCGGGCACGGATCACGCGGGGATCGCGACGCAGACCGTGGTGGAGCGCGAGCTGCGCAAGCAGAAGAAGACGCGGCACGATTTCGGCCGGGAAAAGTTTTTGGAAAAGGTCTGGGAGTGGCGGCACGAGAAGGGCGGCATCATCCTCGAGCAGCTGCGGCGACTCGGCGCGTCGTGCGACTGGGATCGCACCGCGTTCACGATGGACCCGGCCTATTCGAAGCGCGTGCTGCACGTCTTCGTGGAGCTCTTCAATCGCGGCTACATCTACCGCGGCAAGCGGATGGTGAACTGGTGCCCGGTGTCGCTCACGGCGCTGTCCGACGAGGAAGTGATCATGAAGCCGGTGAACGGCGCGCTGTATCGCGTCCGCTACGAGCTCGTCGATCAGCCGGGCCGGTTCATCGAGGTGAAGACCACGCGGCCCGAGACGATTCCGGGCGACGTGGCGATCGCGGTGCATCCGGAGGATCCGCGCTACGCGGACATCATTGGCAAGAAAGTGCGGCGGCCGATCGGGCCCGCGGCGGAGATTCCGATCATCGCGGACAACGCGGTCGATCGGGCTTTCGGCACTGGCGCGCTGAAGATCACCCCGGCGCACGACAAGGTGGACTACGAAGTCGGCCAGCGGCACAAGCTGCCCGCGATCGACGTGCTGCAGCCGAACGGCGTGCTGAACGAACTCGCCGGTTCCGAGTTGGCGGGCATGGATCGGTTCGTCGGCCGCAAGCGCGCGGCGGAGTTGCTCAAGGAGCGCGGCGCGCTGCTCGAGGAGGAAGCGTATTCCAACAATGTCGGCTATTCCGAGCGTGCGGACGTGCCGATCGAGCCGCGGCTGACCGAACAGTGGTGGTTGCGCTATCCGAAGATCGAGGAAGCGAAAGCCGCGGTGCGCGACGGCCACATCAAGTTTCACCCGGAGCGCTGGTCGAAGGTTTACCTGCACTGGCTCGAAAACATCCAGGACTGGTGCATTAGCCGGCAGCTGTGGTGGGGGCATCGCATCCCGGTCTGGTATCGCAAAGGCGCCGACCGCTCGGATCCGAAGAACTGGCACGTGTCGGTCGACGGCCCGGCGGATCCGCAGAACTGGGAGCAGGAGGACGACGTGCTCGACACATGGGCGTCGTCCTGGCTGTGGCCGTTCGCGACGATGGGCTGGCCGGATCAAGCCGAGATGAAGCAGGCGGGCTTCGACTATTTCTATCCGACGAGCACGCTCGTGACGGGCCCGGACATCATCTTCTTCTGGGTCGCGCGGATGATCATGGCCGGGCTGGAGTTTGTCCGGCCGGGCGAATCGCTGGAGCGGCGAATTCCGTTCCGCGATGTCTATTTCACGGGCATCATTCGCGATCAGCAGGGCCGGAAGATGTCGAAGTCGCTCGGCAACTCGCCCGATCCGCTGGTGCTGATCGACAAATACGGCGCGGACGGCTTGCGCTTCGGGATCATCTCGATCGCGCCGCAGGGCCAGGACATCCGGTTCCAGGAGGACCGGATCGAGGGCGGCAAGAATTTCTGCAACAAGCTCTGGAACGCGTGCCGGTTCCGCCAGATGAGCGGCGAGGCCGGCGACAACGCCTCGCTGGCGGCGATTGCGGCACGGCTCGAGCCGGCGAAGTTCGACGCCGATGATCACGCGATCCTCGATCGACTGTCGGCGACGACGGCCGAGCTCGAGCGGTGCTTCCGCGAGTTCGAGTTCAGTGCGGCGGTGCAGGCGCTCTACAGCTTTTTCTGGGGCGATTTCTGCGACTGGTATGTCGAAGTCTCGAAGGCAAAGATGCAGGCCGCTGAAACGAAGGCGAACTGCCTCGCGATCCAGGATGTCGTGCTTCGCCAGACATTGCTGCTGCTGCATCCGTTCGTGCCGTTCATCACGGAGGAGCTCTGGGGGCTGCTCGGCTATGCCGGCAATGAGTCGGTGGACGCGAGGAAGCCGGGCGCATTCATCCAGAACGCGCGGCTGGAAACCGCGGCGGAATTCGGTGCTGCGCTGCAGCGCGCGGGGCTCGTGCTCGATCGTTCGCAGAGCACCGCGGTCGAAGGACTGAAGACGTTTGTGTCGCAGGCACGCGCCTTGAAGGCGGAGCACAACCTCGCGAGCCGACGTGACGTGAAGTTGTTCGTGACCGCGACCGATGCGGGCTGGGCCACGCTCGAGGCCAATCTCGCGAAGCTCGCCCGGATGGCGGGCGCGGCGGAGATCACGCGACGTGAGTCGGTCGAAGGCGCGCCGGCGATCGTGACGCCGCTCGGCACGATCTATCTCGACCTGGCGAGCACGGTCGACGTTGGCGCCGAGAAGGCGCGTTTGAAGAAGGAACTCGATCTAATCGCAAAGCACATCGCCGGCACGGAAGCGCGACTGGCGAACCAGGCATTTGTGAGCAAGGCGCCGCCCGCGGTGCTCGAGGGCGCGAAGAAGCAGCTGGCCGACCAGCAGGCGAAGCGCGCCGAGCTCGAGCGGCTGTTGAAGGGGCTGGGCTGA
- a CDS encoding DUF6250 domain-containing protein, producing MHAPARFIGLLGLLVGCSGLTACAASPTGSMENWVVEQMPGGTVRVDGDALVIEDAAGCTVWYRPKLTAPVEISYDATAVSRGGPNDRVSDLNCFWMAQDPAAPDQCPFGAGHDRSGKFADYDTLLTYYVGYGGNTNSTTRFRRYDGTAARPLLPEHDLSQAQFLLKPNQTYRIRLVAHDGVAEYWRDGEKIFTFRDPAPLTSGWFAFRTVKSHLEIRNFKVKSGR from the coding sequence ATGCACGCTCCCGCCCGATTCATTGGCCTCCTCGGACTGCTCGTCGGCTGCAGCGGACTGACCGCCTGCGCGGCGTCGCCCACGGGGAGCATGGAGAACTGGGTCGTCGAGCAGATGCCCGGCGGCACGGTCCGGGTTGACGGCGATGCACTGGTGATCGAGGACGCCGCGGGCTGCACCGTCTGGTATCGCCCGAAGCTCACCGCGCCGGTGGAGATCAGCTACGATGCCACCGCGGTCTCGCGCGGCGGGCCGAACGATCGGGTATCCGACCTGAACTGTTTCTGGATGGCGCAGGATCCCGCCGCGCCGGACCAATGCCCGTTCGGCGCCGGCCATGACCGAAGCGGCAAGTTCGCCGATTACGACACCCTGCTCACCTACTATGTCGGCTACGGTGGCAACACGAATTCGACCACGCGGTTCCGGCGCTACGATGGCACGGCAGCGCGTCCGCTGCTGCCCGAGCACGACCTGAGCCAGGCGCAGTTCCTTCTGAAGCCGAATCAAACCTACCGGATCCGGCTCGTCGCGCACGACGGCGTCGCGGAGTACTGGCGCGATGGCGAAAAGATTTTCACGTTCCGTGATCCCGCGCCGCTGACGAGCGGCTGGTTCGCGTTCCGCACGGTGAAAAGTCACCTCGAGATTAGGAATTTCAAGGTGAAGTCCGGCCGCTGA